Part of the Paenibacillus aurantius genome, GCTCTCCGTCATGGGGCTGCTGCTCTTCCTTCTCGCCTGGGCGCTGGAGGCCCGGCTGACGAAGCGTATGCGGCGTTAGAATCAGCGGAATACGGCAAAGACAATAGAAACCATACAAAGTGGAGGGTTACCCATGAGAAAAAATTTACAAAAAGCAGGCTCGCTCCTGCTGGCCGGCGTGCTGGCCTTAGGCCTGGCGGCCTGCGCCAAGAAGGAGGAGCCGGCGGCTTCCGGAACGCCTGCCGGAAAGCCGGCCGATAAGCCGCTGACGGAGCTGACGGTCCTGCTCGACTGGTATCCGAATGCGGTTCACAGCTTCCTGTTTGCGGCGGAGGAGCAGGGCTACTTCAAGGAAGCCGGACTGAAGGTTAACCTGCAGACCCCGGCCGACACGAACGATGCGCTTAAGCTGCTCGCTGCCGACAAGGCCGATCTTGCCATCAGCTACCAGATGCAGGTGGCGCTGTCGCGCGCCGAGGGCATTCCGATCGTCTCCGTCGCCTCCATCGTCCGCCATCCGCTGAATCAGGTATTCGCAAGCGAGAAGAGCGGGATCAAGTCCGCCAAGGACCTGGCCGGGCATAAAGTCGGCTACCCGTCCTTCCCGATTGACCAGGATAAAGTGACCACCATGGTGAAGGCGGACGGGGGAGACCCGTCCAAGGTTCAATTCATCGACGTGGGCTACGACCTCATCCCGGCCATGACCACCGGCAAGGTTGACGCCATTATCGGCGGCTACATCAACCATGAGAAGCTGCTCCTCGAGAAAGAGGGCATCAAGCTGGTGGCCCTCGACCCGGCCAAGTTCGGGGTGCCGGACTATTACGAGCTTGTGCTCACGGCGAGCGAGAATGGGCTCAAATCCAAGGGCGATGCCATCAAGGCTTTCTGGCAGGCGGCCCGCAAAGGGCAGGAGTACACGGCCAAAAATCCGGACAAAGCCCTAAAGACCGTGCTCGACAAGCAAAACAAGGAATTCGAGCTGGATCCCGAGATCGAGAAGAAGAGCCTCCAGGTGCTTCTTCCGCTTATGGACAACGGCAAGGACAAATTCGGCTCCCAGACCGAAGCCTCCTGGCAGTCGGTCATCGACTGGATGAAGAAGAACGGCAGCCTGAAGGGGGACGTGAAGGCAGCCGACGCCTTCCGCAATTTGGAATAGTATTAAACGTGTCAGAAGCCGGAGGCCCGCAAGGGGTTCCGGTTTTTTTGTTTTTCCCATAGGTAATTGCCCAGGCATGCCCATTTTGGAGTCGGTTAGACAGACCTACAGGTCGTTCTTGTGCCTTTGCCATATCATAATGGACGGAGGTACTATTCCTTAATGCACAGCGGGGTGAGTAACATGAGAAAGGTCGTCCTTACCGGGGCCGCCGGTTTTTTGGGCTATCATTTGGCGGTGCAGCTGCTTAAGGAAGGCTGCGTTGTGATCGGGTTGGATAATCTGTCTACCGGACAAAAAGACAATATCAAGAAATTAAAAAGATCGGAACGGTTTCTGTTTATTCAGGGGGACGCCGCCTCGCCTATGGTTATGGATCTGCCGGAGCTTCAACGGGCTGATGAAATTTATCATCTGGCGTCTCCGGCATCGCCGAAGTTCTACCAAAGCCATCCCCTGGAAACGATCGAGGTGAATACGAGGGGAACCTTCCATATGCTGGAGCTGTGCCGTAGAAACAAGG contains:
- a CDS encoding ABC transporter substrate-binding protein, which encodes MRKNLQKAGSLLLAGVLALGLAACAKKEEPAASGTPAGKPADKPLTELTVLLDWYPNAVHSFLFAAEEQGYFKEAGLKVNLQTPADTNDALKLLAADKADLAISYQMQVALSRAEGIPIVSVASIVRHPLNQVFASEKSGIKSAKDLAGHKVGYPSFPIDQDKVTTMVKADGGDPSKVQFIDVGYDLIPAMTTGKVDAIIGGYINHEKLLLEKEGIKLVALDPAKFGVPDYYELVLTASENGLKSKGDAIKAFWQAARKGQEYTAKNPDKALKTVLDKQNKEFELDPEIEKKSLQVLLPLMDNGKDKFGSQTEASWQSVIDWMKKNGSLKGDVKAADAFRNLE